The Clostridium bornimense genome includes a region encoding these proteins:
- a CDS encoding 5'-methylthioadenosine/adenosylhomocysteine nucleosidase: MNRIGIIGAMSIEVDFIKSKMTFIDEKRYAGFNFYLGKYKNLDIVLTICGIGKVNASSCTQILIDRFNVSKIINTGIAGSLNDDVKLCDIVISDNVTYHDVRQIQMISCYPYKEFFCANKELINLAIRAYQNICPKENNYHIGRIVSGESFISDKNLKQAIIESYNPYCVEMEGAAIGHVAEINDVPFVIIRSISDNADENATISYEEFEKISANISAKLVLKMLELLITE, from the coding sequence ATGAATAGAATAGGAATAATTGGAGCAATGAGCATTGAAGTAGATTTCATTAAGAGTAAAATGACATTTATAGATGAAAAAAGATATGCAGGATTTAACTTCTATTTAGGTAAATATAAAAACTTAGATATTGTATTAACTATATGTGGAATTGGTAAAGTAAATGCTTCAAGTTGCACACAAATACTAATTGATAGATTCAATGTTTCCAAAATTATTAATACAGGTATTGCTGGAAGCTTAAATGATGATGTGAAATTATGTGATATAGTTATATCAGATAACGTTACATATCATGATGTAAGGCAAATCCAAATGATAAGTTGCTATCCTTACAAGGAATTTTTTTGTGCTAATAAAGAACTGATTAATTTAGCAATTAGAGCATATCAAAATATATGCCCTAAAGAAAATAACTATCATATAGGAAGAATTGTATCAGGTGAATCATTTATATCTGACAAAAATTTAAAGCAAGCTATTATAGAATCTTATAATCCATATTGTGTAGAGATGGAAGGTGCAGCTATAGGACATGTAGCTGAAATTAATGATGTCCCTTTTGTAATAATAAGAAGCATATCAGATAATGCTGATGAAAATGCCACAATAAGTTATGAAGAGTTTGAGAAAATATCAGCTAATATTTCAGCTAAATTAGTATTAAAGATGTTAGAGTTGTTAATTACTGAATAA